A region from the Thermoanaerobaculia bacterium genome encodes:
- a CDS encoding cytochrome c3 family protein produces MKDLIRCISVAALLVLVAVGFAWAGDGGDDEACMACHEDLAGALAKTVHGLTLRGTPGCQDCHGDGTAHMEEGDPSLISIPAGKDGQSACLTCHDTNMLNATGVTSVHAEAEIFCMDCHSIHGAAAESTSLLGMCADKLCSTCHIAEASSFRKPYGHRLEGDVMNCVSCHNPHTGAGAKSLVLDRSGQGPCVTCHAEKRGPFTYPHVGDTAGDCMSCHEAHGSTSPMALTRSRVDQLCLECHSPITAGTLGSMPPSIHELSNPRYRNCTVCHVAIHGSNTSPTLFR; encoded by the coding sequence ATGAAAGATCTGATCCGCTGTATCAGCGTTGCAGCGCTTCTCGTGCTGGTTGCGGTCGGGTTTGCCTGGGCGGGAGACGGAGGAGATGATGAGGCCTGTATGGCCTGCCATGAAGATCTCGCCGGGGCACTCGCCAAGACCGTGCACGGGCTGACGCTTCGCGGAACGCCGGGTTGCCAGGACTGTCACGGCGACGGCACCGCACACATGGAGGAGGGGGATCCCTCCCTCATTTCGATACCCGCAGGCAAGGACGGCCAGTCGGCCTGTCTGACCTGTCACGACACCAACATGCTGAACGCTACGGGAGTGACGAGCGTCCACGCGGAAGCTGAGATTTTCTGCATGGACTGTCACTCGATTCATGGAGCGGCCGCCGAGAGCACGAGCCTTCTGGGCATGTGCGCGGACAAGCTGTGCTCCACCTGTCACATCGCCGAAGCCTCGTCGTTCCGGAAGCCTTACGGGCACCGTCTGGAAGGCGATGTGATGAACTGTGTATCCTGTCATAACCCCCACACCGGCGCAGGCGCGAAGAGTCTGGTTCTGGACCGATCGGGTCAGGGACCCTGCGTTACGTGCCACGCCGAGAAGCGGGGTCCCTTCACGTATCCCCACGTAGGCGACACGGCGGGCGACTGTATGAGCTGTCACGAAGCTCACGGGTCGACCAGCCCGATGGCTCTGACCCGATCGCGGGTGGACCAGCTGTGCCTGGAATGTCACAGCCCCATCACGGCCGGGACGCTGGGCTCCATGCCGCCTTCGATTCACGAGCTGAGCAATCCGCGGTACCGGAATTGCACCGTGTGTCACGTGGCCATCCATGGGTCGAACACCTCGCCCACGCTGTTCAGATAG
- the thrS gene encoding threonine--tRNA ligase: protein MANITVRLFDGQSKEVPEKTPASQIFEHPEDIIAVKIDGKLCDAYIPLVQACMVEPVTLASEEAVELLRHSCAHLLAHAVLHLYGDVEFAIGPTIEDGFYYDFDLDHTFTPEDLSGIEKEMARIASEKIPIRRMDTTKEGAREIMEKQRARFKLELLDEVPEGDPISFYEQSDFIDWCRGPHLPNTGFLKHFKLLNVAGAYWRGDERREMLQRIYGTAWRTKEELKEYLRFLEEAKKRDHKKLGKQLKLWSFHQEGPGFPFYHPHGVHLYDTVVNHCKKKHDDRGYVQVKAPLILSESLWHQSGHWDHYKSNMYFTGIDENPYAVKPMNCPGHILMYREDLHSYREFPIKTLEYGQVHRHEKSGVLSGLLRVRSFTIDDAHIFCTYDQIQDSIVDVIELLTEIYRDFGFEDYFVGLSTRPPDSIGTDEMWEKAENALEGALKEMKIPFQINRGDGAFYGPKIDFTIRDAIKREWQCGTIQLDFSMPERFDLEYVAENGSRQRPAMVHRAILGSVERFLAILTEHYAGNFPLWLSPRQVAVLPVSEEKFGGYARQVMDRLKSEGFRVEADLRDESLGKKIREAAQLKYNYLLIVGEKEVEGGGVAVRLRSGEDRGLMTLDDLIANLHRERNERLPGPAM, encoded by the coding sequence ATGGCAAACATCACGGTCAGGCTGTTCGATGGACAATCTAAAGAAGTACCAGAAAAGACACCGGCCAGCCAAATCTTTGAACATCCAGAAGATATTATCGCCGTAAAGATTGACGGAAAGCTGTGTGACGCTTACATCCCCCTGGTGCAGGCATGCATGGTGGAACCCGTTACACTGGCAAGTGAGGAAGCCGTTGAATTACTCCGGCATTCCTGTGCACACCTGCTTGCTCACGCAGTTCTTCATCTCTACGGAGATGTGGAGTTCGCCATCGGTCCGACGATCGAAGACGGGTTCTACTATGATTTCGATCTTGATCACACCTTCACGCCCGAGGATTTGTCCGGGATCGAAAAGGAGATGGCCCGGATCGCTTCAGAGAAGATCCCCATCCGACGGATGGACACAACGAAAGAAGGAGCCCGGGAAATCATGGAGAAGCAGAGAGCCAGGTTCAAGCTCGAACTTCTCGATGAAGTGCCGGAAGGCGATCCGATCAGCTTCTATGAACAATCCGACTTCATTGACTGGTGCCGCGGGCCCCATCTTCCCAACACGGGTTTTCTAAAGCATTTCAAGCTTCTCAATGTGGCGGGAGCATACTGGAGAGGCGACGAACGCCGGGAGATGCTTCAAAGAATTTACGGAACCGCCTGGCGTACGAAGGAAGAACTGAAGGAATACCTTCGATTTCTTGAGGAAGCAAAAAAACGGGATCATAAGAAGCTGGGGAAACAGCTCAAACTATGGAGTTTCCACCAGGAAGGCCCCGGTTTTCCCTTCTATCACCCCCATGGAGTTCATCTCTATGACACGGTGGTCAACCACTGCAAAAAGAAACACGACGACCGGGGATACGTTCAGGTCAAGGCTCCGTTGATCCTCTCGGAATCCCTATGGCATCAGTCCGGCCACTGGGACCATTACAAGTCGAACATGTACTTCACCGGAATTGACGAAAATCCCTACGCTGTCAAACCGATGAACTGCCCGGGCCACATCCTGATGTACCGGGAAGATCTCCATTCTTACAGGGAGTTTCCCATTAAGACCCTGGAGTACGGTCAGGTCCACCGCCACGAAAAATCGGGCGTTCTCTCCGGCCTGCTCCGGGTCCGCAGCTTCACGATCGACGATGCCCATATCTTCTGCACCTACGACCAAATCCAGGACTCGATCGTGGACGTCATTGAGCTCCTGACTGAAATTTACCGGGATTTTGGATTCGAAGACTATTTCGTGGGTCTCTCCACCCGCCCCCCCGACTCCATTGGAACAGACGAGATGTGGGAAAAGGCGGAAAATGCCCTCGAAGGCGCCCTGAAGGAGATGAAGATTCCCTTTCAGATCAACAGGGGAGATGGCGCCTTTTACGGCCCGAAGATCGACTTCACCATCCGGGATGCCATCAAACGGGAATGGCAGTGCGGCACCATTCAGCTGGACTTTTCCATGCCCGAACGATTCGATCTTGAATATGTCGCTGAAAACGGATCCCGCCAGAGGCCGGCCATGGTCCATCGCGCCATTCTTGGCTCCGTGGAGCGATTTCTCGCCATTTTAACCGAACACTATGCGGGAAACTTTCCCCTCTGGCTCTCCCCCCGCCAGGTGGCGGTGCTGCCGGTCAGTGAAGAAAAGTTTGGAGGCTACGCCCGCCAGGTCATGGACCGCCTGAAATCTGAAGGATTCAGGGTGGAAGCCGATCTCAGAGACGAGAGCCTGGGGAAGAAGATACGTGAAGCAGCCCAGCTGAAATATAACTATCTCCTGATTGTGGGAGAAAAGGAAGTGGAGGGAGGCGGCGTGGCCGTGCGTCTCCGTTCCGGGGAAGACCGCGGTCTGATGACCCTCGATGACCTGATTGCAAACCTGCACAGGGAACGAAACGAGCGTCTTCCCGGACCGGCCATGTAA
- a CDS encoding alcohol dehydrogenase catalytic domain-containing protein, with translation MIAVVKVKEAPGREGTEIRDVPKPEPGKGEALIRVAATSICGTDRHIYNWDPTMANTVRPPLTYGHEFCGYIEAFGPDTYHTKVREGDYVSAEMHVVCGYCHQCRTGQGHICANTRILGLHGNGCFAEYVTVPVENIVTLDPSIPYHIASFLDALGNAVHTIQPVNVVGKDVLVAGYGPIGGMAVSLAHYLGARKIIVTDVVPFALDHASRWAEEKGLGDRFLSLNAMELSYERQREAILDLCPHGIDVLLEMSGAASAINLGLEVMKKGGEASLLGIPGKEEMTLTHYSRDVIFKGITLHAIIGRRMYDTWFTMIKLLHSGLDVEHVVSRVYDTLEDFHEGMDLFNRHEALKVVFQLKH, from the coding sequence ATGATTGCCGTCGTCAAAGTCAAAGAGGCTCCAGGAAGGGAAGGCACAGAGATTCGAGACGTACCCAAACCGGAACCCGGGAAGGGGGAGGCCCTGATCCGGGTCGCCGCCACGTCGATCTGCGGAACCGATCGGCACATCTACAACTGGGATCCCACCATGGCGAACACCGTCCGACCCCCGCTCACCTACGGCCATGAATTCTGCGGGTACATCGAGGCCTTCGGGCCCGACACCTACCATACCAAGGTCAGGGAAGGCGATTACGTCTCCGCAGAGATGCACGTCGTCTGCGGGTACTGCCACCAGTGCAGGACGGGTCAGGGCCACATCTGTGCGAACACCCGGATCCTGGGCCTCCATGGAAACGGCTGTTTCGCGGAATACGTGACTGTTCCCGTCGAGAACATCGTCACGCTGGACCCCTCTATCCCCTACCACATTGCCTCCTTCCTGGATGCCCTGGGCAACGCGGTCCACACGATCCAGCCCGTCAACGTGGTGGGTAAAGACGTCCTGGTGGCGGGGTACGGGCCCATCGGAGGCATGGCGGTATCCCTGGCTCACTACCTGGGTGCGCGAAAGATCATTGTCACCGACGTCGTTCCCTTTGCCCTGGATCACGCATCCCGCTGGGCGGAGGAGAAGGGTCTCGGCGACCGATTCCTTTCCCTGAATGCCATGGAACTGAGTTACGAAAGGCAGCGCGAAGCCATCCTGGATCTCTGCCCCCACGGGATAGATGTCCTTCTGGAAATGAGCGGAGCCGCCAGTGCGATCAACCTCGGCCTCGAAGTCATGAAAAAGGGCGGAGAAGCCTCTCTGCTGGGAATCCCCGGGAAGGAAGAGATGACCCTCACGCACTATTCCCGTGATGTCATCTTCAAGGGAATTACGCTCCACGCCATCATCGGCCGCAGGATGTACGATACGTGGTTCACGATGATCAAGCTCCTCCACTCCGGGCTCGATGTGGAACACGTTGTCTCCAGGGTCTACGACACCCTGGAAGACTTTCATGAGGGGATGGATCTCTTCAACCGGCACGAAGCCCTGAAGGTCGTCTTTCAGCTGAAGCACTGA